The genomic window ACCAATGAATTGCTTGAACGACTAATCGTTAACTAGTTTTTAGCATATATAGCTCATAGAATCAATGAGTCAATTTCCATAGAAATGGTCAACATGTCCCTAAAAGAAATCTTAAACCATCAATAAAAAACAGAAATGGTTAATCAAACAATCACCAATATTATCTCATAACATCATTCCCATAAATAGTAGGGAACAAAATCTAATgtctattttttcattttcatatataaaaccATTGCATAGgtaaaataatacaaaaaagtttataacaaaaaaaaaaaaaatggaaagtaAAGTACTTGTTTCAGCTGTTTCTCTTATTCTTGTAGTAGGTGTTGCCTTAGGTGTTGTTGCTGTTGTTCGAACGTCGAACAAACCCGGTGAGGATGGTTCTCAATTGAATGCACATACTAAAGCTGTTGAAACTGTATGTCAAGGTAGTGATGATAGGAAATTTTGTACTGACACTCTTAATCCTGTTAATACCTCGGACCCTAATGATTATATAAAAGCCGTGGTTAAAACATCGATGGAAAGTGTCATCAAAGCCTTCAACATGAGCGATACGCTAGCAGTTGAAAATGACAAAGGTAACTCGACTGTAAAAATGGCGCTCGATGATTGTAAAGATTTGTTACAATCCGCGATACAAGAATTACAAGCCTCCAATGTTTTAATTCATGATAACAATTCTCAAAATGTTACTCAACGTACCGCGGAGCTTAAAAATTGGTTAGGTGCCGTTGTTGCTTACCAACAATCGTGTCTTGACGGTTTTAATACCGATGGTGAAAAGCAGGTTCAGTCGCAGTTGCAGACAGGTAGTTTGGATGATGTACAAAAACTTACGGCATTAGCACTTGATGTTGTGTCTGCGGTTGCAAAAGTACTTGATGCAtttaatttggatttggatgtGAAAACTTCGTCTCGTAGGCTTTTTGAAGTCGAGGATGAAGACGGAGAGGGTTACCCAGAATGGATGGCCGCTGCAGATCGTAGGCTAATGGCTGATATGAGTACCGGAATGTCTGTTACGCCTAATGCAGTTGTTGCCAAAGATGGTAGTGGTCAATTTAAAACGGTTCTTGATGCTATTAATTCTTATCCGAAAAATCAtgtaggtagatttgttatctACGTGAAGGCTGGTGTCTATGATGAATATATTCTGGTTGACAAGAAAAAGCCGAATCTTTTATTATATGGCGACGGCCCTACAAAAACCATTATCACCGGTAGTAAGAATTTTGTAGATGGTTGGAAGACTATGCGGACGGCTACATTCTGTAAGTTCTTCTCATTCGATTTAAACATTAATTAATCATGTTAAGaattataatcaaaatatatatctaGATTACGTAGCAAAAAAGTAATATTCGTCTCATTCAACGAATTATAGTataatcaaa from Trifolium pratense cultivar HEN17-A07 linkage group LG1, ARS_RC_1.1, whole genome shotgun sequence includes these protein-coding regions:
- the LOC123902162 gene encoding pectinesterase-like, translating into MESKVLVSAVSLILVVGVALGVVAVVRTSNKPGEDGSQLNAHTKAVETVCQGSDDRKFCTDTLNPVNTSDPNDYIKAVVKTSMESVIKAFNMSDTLAVENDKGNSTVKMALDDCKDLLQSAIQELQASNVLIHDNNSQNVTQRTAELKNWLGAVVAYQQSCLDGFNTDGEKQVQSQLQTGSLDDVQKLTALALDVVSAVAKVLDAFNLDLDVKTSSRRLFEVEDEDGEGYPEWMAAADRRLMADMSTGMSVTPNAVVAKDGSGQFKTVLDAINSYPKNHVGRFVIYVKAGVYDEYILVDKKKPNLLLYGDGPTKTIITGSKNFVDGWKTMRTATFSTVADDFMAKAMAFENTAGASKHQAVALRVQGDRSAFFDCAIRGYQDTLYAHAHRQFYRNCEISGTVDFIFGYSATVIQNSKIIIRKPEANQQNIVVADGTDQKNMPTGVVLQNCEIMPEAELQADRLTVRSYLARPWKAYSRAIFMENTIGDLIQPDGYLPWSGTQFLDTCYFAEYANTGPGSDVKARVKWGKGVLTKADAMKYTANEWIQAGMWLPATGIPFELGFTKA